In the Lepus europaeus isolate LE1 chromosome 18, mLepTim1.pri, whole genome shotgun sequence genome, one interval contains:
- the LOC133746977 gene encoding basic proline-rich protein-like, giving the protein MSPSTVTPNRSPESPWPPSQSPAAPPQSPGQSPSLPRPEPSLLLPNAHGPLPRAPRPPPQSALDHSLEPHVPSTERPRSLPKPRGPLPGEPSPSSEPCGPLNRALAPPQHPRPPPQCPTHPLQIPWPLAEHWPLPSAPIPPQSPSTSQRPRPPPHSPEAPSPECPDHSLEPHGPSTNLPCSLPSFPPTPQSPPPLPRALQPSPLTTPATHQHWGPFPRDRGPLLRAPAHPQSPATLLQSPMPSPEPRASLRVHNLRQSLSPAGPSPETPNPSPERPWHPPQSALGTFPRAPRPPSRASQHPPRSYQAPSPEPLAPSRSLPEPQQSPTAPSSEPHALPQSPRPLPRAPHPPKLHVHSPQNPTAPHQSPGHSRPRDPTPDPCAPPESTTSPRAPHTLPRASQPLPRAQATPQSSATPPQRPPPLPRTHSPSPEPPTPPRSPVAPLQSPTPLPRAQRGPPQRPPTPPHSPPTLPRAPQPPPQNLWPLPQLPEARGPLPRSPRPPPQSPAAAPQCPMPLPRAPQPLPRTCGPFRSAPIPSQSPQPTPQSPAPPQISQPPPEPWGPLPRDPITPPQSAPVPLHRALRPLLRARGPLLRAPCPTPEYLAPLQRPMPLPRAPQPPPQSPADTSHSPAPRSTPDHSPGPLAPPQSTPAPSPIPPNTPQNPHRPSPESCGPLPRAPSSSPEPCGPLPGAPWPLHRAHSNLPRAHGPTSEPPANPETPMVPPLSPWPLPGATPHPPRAHGPLPEPRGPIPRAPSPPPGAHGASPEHPRPSPAPTAPSPERP; this is encoded by the exons ATGAGCCCCTCTACAGTAACCCCCAACCGCTCCCCAGAGAGCCCCTGGCCCCCTTCCCAGAGCCCtgcggcccctccccagagcccaggacaATCTCCATCCCTCCCCAGACCAGAGCCCTCGCTGCTACTCCCCAACGCCCacgggcccctccccagagccccgcggccccctccccagagcgccCTTGACCACTCCCTAGAGCCCCATGTCCCCTCCACGGAGCGCCCCcgctccctcccca agccccgcggcCCCCTTCCCGGAgaacccagcccctcctctgagCCCTGTGGCCCCCTCAACCGAGCCCTcgcccctccccagcacccaaGGCCCCCTCCTCAGTGCCCCACGCACCCTCTCCAGATCCCGTGGCCCCTCGCAGAGCACTGGCCACTCCCCAGTGCCCCcatccctccccagagccctagCACCTCCCAGCGCCcaaggccccctccccacagccctgaggccccctccccagagtgcCCCGACCACTCCCTAGAGCCCCATGGCCCCTCCACAaacctcccctgctccctccccagttTCCCGCCCACTCCCCAGagtcccccgcccctccccagagccctgcaaCCCAGTCCTCTGaccacccctgccactcaccagcACTGGGGCCCATTCCCCAGAGACcgcggccccctcctcagagcccccgcCCATCCCCAGAGCCCCGCAACCCTTCTTCAGAGCCCCatgccctccccagagccccgtgcCTCCCTGAGAGTCCACAACCTCCGCCAGAGCCTG AGCCCCGCAGGTCCCTCCCCAgagacccccaacccctccccagagCGCCCTTGGCACCCTCCCCAGAGCGCCCTTGGCACCTTCCCCAGAGCCCCGCGGCCCCCTTCCCGAGCCTCACAACACCCTCCCCGGAGCTACCAGGCCCCCTCCCCGGAGCCCCTGGCCCCTTCCCGGAGCCTCCCCGAACCTCAACAGAGCCCCACAGCCCCCTCTTCAGAGCCCCACGCTCTACCAcagagcccccggcccctccccagagccccgcacCCTCCCAAGCTCCACGTGCACTCTCCCCAGAACCCCACGGCCCCTCACCAAAGCCCTGGCCACTCCCGA ccccgCGACCCCACCCCAGATCCCTGTGCCCCCCCAGAGTCCACAACCTCACCCAGAGCCCCGCACACCCTCCCCAgagcctcacagcccctccccagagcccaggccactCCCCAGAGCTCCGCAACGCCTCCCCAGAGGCCTCCGCCACTTCCCAGAACCCATAGCCCCTCCCcggagccccccacccctccccggagCCCCGTGGCCCCTCTTCAGagccccacgcccctccccagagcccagcgGGGCCCTCCTCAGAGACCCCCAACTCCTCCCCATAGCCCCCCTACCCTCCCCAGAGCACCACAACCCCCTCCCCAAAACCTGTGGCCCCTTCCCCAGCTCCCCG AGGCCCGCGGACCCCTCCCCAGAagcccgcggccccctccccagagccccgcggcCGCTCCCCAGTGCCCcatgcccctccccagagccccacaaCCCCTCCCCAGAACCTGCGGCCCCTTCCGCAGCGCCCCCATCCCGTCCCAAAGCCCGCAGCCCACTCCCCAGAGCCCAGCGCCCCCCCAGATTTCACAAcctcccccagagccctgggGGCCCCTACCCAGAGACCCCATAACCCCTCCGCAGAGCGCCCCTGTCCCCCTCCACAGAGCCCTGcgacccctcctcagagcccgcggccccctcctcagagccccctgTCCCACCCCAGAATACCTGGCCCCACTTCAGAGACCcatgcccctccccagagccccacaaccccctccccagagccccgcggaCACttcccacagccccgccccccgcagcaCCCCTGACCACTCCCCAGGGCCCTTGGCCCCTCCACAGAGCACCCCCGCTCCCTCCCCAATACCCCCAAACACTCCACAGAACCCCCACCGCCCCTCTCCAGAGTCctgtggccccctccccagagccccaagCTCCTCCCCAGAACCCTGCGGCCCCCTCCCCGGAGCCCCTTGGCCCCTCCACAGGGCCCACAGCAacctccccagggcccacggCCCCACCTCAGAGCCCCCCGCCAATCCCGAGACCCCTATGGTCCCTCCCCTGAGCCCCTGGCCCCTTCCCGGAGCCACCCCGCACCCCCCCAGAGCCCACGGCCCCCTCCCCGAGCCCCGCGGCCCCATCCCCAGAGCTCCGAGCCCCCCACCCGGAGCCCATGGTGCCTCTCCGGagcacccccgcccctccccagcgcccacggccccctccccagagcgccCCTGA